In Bacillus cereus ATCC 14579, a single window of DNA contains:
- the lexA gene encoding transcriptional repressor LexA, translated as MEKLTKRQQDILDFIKLKVQEKGYPPSVREIGQAVGLASSSTVHGHLSRLEEKGYIRRDPTKPRAIEILGEDRMDTETQSVIQVPIVGKVTAGLPITAVESVEEHFPLPASIVAGADQVFMLRISGDSMIEAGIFDGDLVVVRQQQSAYNGEIVVALTEDNEATVKRFYKEKDHFRLQPENSSLEPIILKQVSVIGKVIGVYRDLH; from the coding sequence ATGGAAAAGTTAACGAAACGCCAGCAAGACATTCTCGACTTTATTAAGCTAAAAGTACAAGAAAAAGGATATCCACCTTCCGTACGTGAAATTGGTCAAGCAGTCGGCCTCGCTTCTAGTTCTACAGTGCACGGACATTTATCACGATTAGAAGAAAAAGGATACATTCGACGCGATCCAACAAAACCACGTGCAATTGAAATTTTAGGTGAAGACCGAATGGATACGGAAACACAATCTGTTATTCAAGTTCCAATTGTCGGAAAAGTCACTGCTGGTTTACCAATTACAGCGGTCGAAAGCGTAGAAGAACATTTCCCACTTCCAGCTAGTATTGTTGCTGGAGCAGACCAAGTGTTCATGTTACGTATTTCTGGAGATAGTATGATTGAAGCTGGTATTTTCGATGGAGATTTAGTTGTTGTTCGCCAACAGCAGTCTGCATATAATGGTGAAATTGTAGTCGCTTTAACAGAGGATAACGAAGCAACAGTTAAACGTTTCTATAAAGAAAAAGACCATTTCCGTCTACAACCAGAAAACTCTTCATTAGAACCTATCATTTTAAAACAAGTGTCAGTTATCGGGAAAGTAATTGGCGTATATCGTGATTTACATTAA
- a CDS encoding DUF4097 family beta strand repeat-containing protein: protein MMKKLFLIAIACIIIGVIGISQTYEKAVQTAEKGDKENVIKNETLKNIEVKLDAGDIIVQKSPDSSFYVKQSGDVRKQEIRIAEDGDTLKIIGEREKGASFDFSFYDFRFQTSKLTLLVPERSYQDVKVNSSAGQIEMSDVKSDSVSVRTLAGEVELKQVTAKNVEGSTKAGEVNFKKVLGKVTAKTTSGEINIQDHDSKYNLEASSTAGDIDITLSEKPQDAVITGQSAAGDVTIFNEENKNVTIGNGSKKISGKTAAGDVTIETR from the coding sequence ATGATGAAAAAACTATTTTTAATCGCTATCGCTTGTATCATTATTGGAGTAATAGGAATTTCCCAAACATATGAAAAAGCAGTACAAACTGCTGAAAAAGGCGATAAAGAAAATGTAATTAAAAACGAAACATTAAAAAATATAGAAGTTAAGTTAGATGCCGGGGATATTATTGTCCAAAAATCTCCTGACTCTTCTTTTTATGTAAAGCAATCGGGAGATGTACGTAAACAAGAGATTCGTATCGCAGAAGATGGTGACACATTAAAAATTATTGGGGAAAGAGAAAAAGGTGCTTCATTTGATTTTTCTTTTTACGATTTTAGGTTTCAAACGTCTAAATTGACTCTCCTTGTGCCCGAACGCTCTTACCAAGATGTAAAAGTAAATTCATCTGCTGGACAAATCGAAATGAGTGATGTGAAAAGTGATAGCGTAAGTGTTAGAACACTTGCTGGAGAAGTAGAGTTGAAACAAGTAACGGCTAAGAATGTGGAGGGATCGACAAAAGCTGGTGAGGTGAACTTTAAGAAGGTATTAGGGAAAGTGACCGCAAAAACAACAAGTGGGGAAATAAATATTCAAGATCATGATTCTAAGTATAATCTAGAAGCAAGTTCAACTGCGGGAGATATAGATATTACTTTATCGGAAAAACCACAAGATGCGGTAATTACTGGGCAAAGTGCTGCTGGAGATGTAACAATTTTTAATGAAGAAAATAAAAATGTAACAATTGGAAATGGCAGTAAAAAGATTAGCGGTAAAACGGCTGCGGGAGATGTGACGATTGAAACTCGTTAA
- a CDS encoding DUF1700 domain-containing protein — protein sequence MSKEGFLKELSSYLRKLPEEERQDILLDYEEHFQFGLEEGKTESEIIQSLGSPKVIAKELLAMYRFDEMKKNPSTSNVTRAVMAAIGLSLFNFIIVLGPLVAIIAFIFSFWIGGIASVVTPFFIIGKVFMGTFIWLDLFVSITFVGVGLLLCIIAFYSTKWFKRLCVRYVIWNFKMIKGE from the coding sequence ATGAGTAAAGAAGGGTTTCTTAAAGAATTATCAAGTTATCTTAGAAAGTTACCAGAGGAAGAGAGGCAAGATATTTTATTGGATTATGAAGAGCACTTTCAGTTTGGACTAGAAGAGGGGAAAACTGAATCGGAAATAATACAGAGCCTTGGTTCTCCGAAAGTAATCGCGAAAGAATTACTTGCGATGTATCGCTTCGATGAAATGAAAAAAAATCCATCGACTTCAAATGTGACAAGAGCTGTTATGGCAGCGATTGGACTTAGTTTGTTTAATTTTATTATTGTGTTAGGCCCGTTAGTCGCAATTATTGCTTTTATATTTTCTTTTTGGATCGGTGGTATTGCTAGTGTAGTAACACCATTTTTCATTATTGGAAAAGTATTTATGGGTACTTTTATATGGTTGGATCTTTTCGTTAGTATAACGTTTGTTGGGGTAGGTTTATTGTTATGTATTATCGCTTTTTATAGTACAAAGTGGTTTAAGAGATTGTGTGTACGATATGTAATATGGAACTTCAAAATGATAAAAGGAGAGTAA
- a CDS encoding PadR family transcriptional regulator: MNVQFKKGVLELCVLALVKRKDSYGYELVQQISNKFLISEGSVYPLLRRLTKEGYFQTYLKESTEGPPRKYYQLTEQGETQFHLLVTEWRDFAKGVQEIIEGVEWDE; the protein is encoded by the coding sequence TTGAACGTTCAGTTTAAAAAAGGTGTGCTTGAACTTTGTGTATTAGCACTTGTAAAACGTAAAGATAGTTACGGTTATGAACTTGTTCAGCAAATTTCTAATAAATTTTTAATATCGGAAGGGTCAGTATACCCTTTATTACGTCGTTTGACGAAAGAAGGGTATTTTCAAACGTATTTAAAGGAATCTACGGAAGGGCCACCTCGTAAATATTATCAATTAACAGAGCAAGGGGAGACGCAATTTCATTTGTTAGTAACAGAATGGCGTGATTTTGCGAAAGGGGTACAAGAAATTATTGAAGGGGTGGAATGGGATGAGTAA
- a CDS encoding N-acetylmuramoyl-L-alanine amidase: protein MKKKCKYILSIFVTMILIVTIETNAFADRTLLIPELPKQPFRYGVGAFEGVVAHSTATPEAPAINIQKYESRTWRSAFVHYAVDWEEKIQIASIKYRAWGAGPAANTRFVHVELCETSDSSKFKRSYERYVKLIGEILRERNIHPSKGLWTHKDVTYKLGGTDHEDPLDYLRSHGVSEAKFRADVLNVYNSDSVAVDAKPQESNDLPSIVEANGVGNIEGYNVNLRSGPSAKNKVIRKLQKGETYKVGKKVGDWLDIGSNQWIYYDSSYIRYKGMDASTLVGKKVISKVDNLRFYESLSWQDKDVAGTVNIGLGFTIDAKVSVNGSPQYKVHNSKGKTYYLTANEIYIYVK from the coding sequence ATGAAAAAGAAATGCAAATATATTTTATCCATATTTGTTACTATGATTTTAATAGTAACAATTGAAACCAATGCATTTGCTGATAGAACGCTACTTATTCCTGAATTGCCTAAGCAACCTTTCCGTTATGGTGTTGGTGCTTTTGAAGGTGTTGTGGCACATTCTACAGCTACCCCTGAGGCGCCAGCAATTAATATTCAAAAATATGAGTCTCGTACATGGCGTTCGGCATTTGTTCATTATGCAGTTGATTGGGAAGAAAAGATTCAAATAGCATCTATTAAATATCGTGCATGGGGGGCAGGTCCAGCAGCAAATACTAGATTTGTTCATGTTGAATTGTGTGAGACAAGTGATTCATCCAAATTCAAACGTTCTTATGAGCGATATGTAAAGTTAATTGGAGAAATCTTGCGAGAACGAAATATTCATCCTTCTAAGGGCCTATGGACACATAAGGATGTTACCTATAAATTAGGTGGAACAGATCATGAGGACCCTCTTGATTATCTTCGTAGTCATGGTGTATCTGAGGCTAAATTTCGAGCGGATGTGTTAAATGTCTATAACAGTGATTCAGTTGCGGTTGATGCTAAACCACAAGAGTCAAATGATTTACCTAGCATAGTGGAGGCGAATGGTGTTGGAAATATTGAGGGATACAATGTAAACTTGCGTTCTGGACCATCAGCTAAGAACAAAGTCATTCGTAAACTACAAAAGGGTGAGACATATAAAGTAGGTAAGAAGGTAGGAGATTGGTTAGATATTGGAAGTAATCAGTGGATTTATTATGATTCCTCATATATCCGTTACAAGGGGATGGATGCTTCTACATTAGTTGGTAAAAAGGTTATTTCCAAAGTGGACAATCTACGATTCTATGAATCCCTATCTTGGCAGGATAAAGATGTTGCTGGTACTGTAAATATAGGATTAGGATTCACTATTGATGCTAAAGTAAGTGTAAATGGATCTCCACAATATAAAGTACACAACAGCAAAGGGAAAACATACTATTTAACAGCAAATGAAATTTATATATATGTGAAATAA
- a CDS encoding holin, translating into MIEITAMIGVVVGISQIAKTTGLQTKYIPVFNLTLGITLGVLFLSQDTKMNIFQGIIIGLSASGLFDHTKIMKKDDNKQ; encoded by the coding sequence ATGATTGAAATTACGGCAATGATTGGGGTTGTTGTAGGAATTTCACAAATTGCAAAAACAACTGGACTGCAAACAAAATATATCCCAGTATTTAATTTGACGCTTGGCATTACGTTAGGCGTTTTATTTTTGTCTCAAGATACCAAAATGAATATATTTCAAGGAATAATTATCGGATTATCAGCAAGTGGATTATTTGATCATACGAAAATTATGAAAAAGGATGACAATAAGCAATGA
- a CDS encoding hemolysin XhlA family protein: MDGLQEVQSNVQEIRQDIKDIRLEIRSLEMRTTGNEKDIININKQLDKISANTTWILRLIIGGIIGVALTFFLKGGGM, encoded by the coding sequence ATGGATGGTTTACAAGAGGTGCAAAGTAATGTTCAGGAAATAAGGCAAGATATTAAGGATATACGATTAGAGATTAGAAGTTTAGAAATGCGGACGACAGGTAATGAAAAAGATATTATTAATATCAATAAGCAATTAGATAAAATCAGTGCTAATACAACTTGGATCTTACGCCTTATTATCGGTGGAATAATTGGAGTTGCTCTTACCTTCTTTTTGAAAGGGGGAGGTATGTAA
- a CDS encoding M23 family metallopeptidase: MAKFIYPTDTTRVTSGFRGDRPDHHGVDLAESGYHPIYAAASGQVSRSYLSSSYGECIMIVHTIDGVTWETVYAHMRSGSRTVKEGDYVIQGQTIGVMGETGQASGQHLHFELHKGRWNVSKSDAVNPLDYLGKGGGNGVPQPEGIGFAKSKYPEGFGVNYHDKPHGSFQGRFTTAAEVLYWGAYWGADGDVWLDLGRSRWVKAEHYNYWPFKAVSKYPEGWGVNYYDGIDGPYKGRISSKAPIMIYARKEGWIDVGRNSWAPEEHFDILDIR; encoded by the coding sequence ATGGCAAAATTTATTTATCCAACGGATACAACAAGAGTAACAAGTGGTTTTAGGGGTGACAGACCAGATCACCATGGGGTAGACCTTGCTGAATCGGGTTATCATCCGATTTATGCAGCGGCTAGCGGACAAGTTAGTCGTTCTTATCTTTCATCCAGTTATGGTGAATGTATTATGATTGTGCATACTATTGATGGAGTTACATGGGAAACTGTATACGCTCATATGCGTAGTGGTTCTCGAACGGTTAAAGAAGGCGATTACGTTATACAGGGACAAACAATTGGAGTAATGGGAGAAACGGGGCAGGCCAGTGGCCAACACTTACATTTTGAATTGCATAAAGGACGCTGGAATGTTAGTAAGAGTGATGCTGTGAACCCGTTAGACTACTTGGGCAAAGGTGGCGGAAACGGTGTGCCGCAACCAGAGGGTATTGGATTTGCCAAATCAAAGTATCCAGAAGGGTTTGGTGTTAACTATCATGATAAACCACACGGCTCTTTTCAAGGACGTTTTACAACAGCAGCGGAAGTATTATATTGGGGTGCCTACTGGGGAGCAGATGGTGATGTTTGGTTAGATTTAGGTAGAAGTCGTTGGGTAAAGGCTGAACATTATAATTACTGGCCTTTCAAAGCAGTATCAAAGTATCCAGAAGGATGGGGAGTAAATTATTACGATGGTATTGATGGTCCATATAAAGGTAGAATTTCTTCAAAAGCGCCTATCATGATTTATGCTCGTAAAGAAGGATGGATTGATGTTGGTAGAAATAGTTGGGCACCTGAAGAACATTTTGATATTTTAGACATTCGATGA